In Myxococcus stipitatus, the following are encoded in one genomic region:
- a CDS encoding DUF3105 domain-containing protein produces MRYDGPVNFKPVLVLPSLVALLSLPACDSSQEPTGCERFSFPLSAPTSSNHLAVCDSPACGNGENPPNSGPHCGSVARCGVYAEPVSRCLYVHNLEHGHAVFLYNCPEGCPDEVAKLEAAVASVPTGANGVRRALVAQDPLLPQRVAAMLWRRTYSADSADPEALRCLLSHQDADAPEPGLACPGP; encoded by the coding sequence GTGCGATATGACGGGCCCGTGAACTTCAAACCCGTCCTCGTCCTGCCCTCGCTCGTCGCCCTGTTGTCATTGCCCGCATGTGACTCCTCGCAGGAGCCCACGGGCTGTGAGCGATTCAGCTTCCCGCTCTCGGCGCCGACGTCCTCCAACCACCTGGCGGTCTGCGACAGCCCGGCCTGCGGCAACGGGGAAAACCCACCCAACTCCGGCCCCCACTGCGGCAGCGTGGCCCGCTGCGGCGTCTATGCAGAGCCGGTGTCCCGCTGCCTGTACGTCCACAACCTCGAGCACGGGCACGCGGTGTTTCTCTACAACTGCCCGGAGGGCTGCCCGGACGAGGTCGCGAAGCTCGAGGCCGCCGTGGCCTCCGTCCCCACCGGCGCCAACGGCGTCCGCCGGGCCCTGGTGGCGCAGGATCCGCTCCTGCCTCAACGCGTGGCCGCGATGTTGTGGCGGCGCACCTACTCGGCGGACTCGGCGGACCCCGAAGCGCTTCGCTGCCTGCTGTCACATCAGGACGCGGACGCACCCGAACCCGGCCTCGCCTGCCCCGGCCCCTGA
- the thrS gene encoding threonine--tRNA ligase, which yields MSDMITVTLPDGSQKQTARGTTIADFVRESIGAGLAKAALFARVNGQDMDLARKLDEDAKLQIFTPKSPESLELIRHDAAHVVASAVQRLFPGTQVTIGPATEEGFYYDFFREKPFTPEDLEKIEAEANAELKKDAAFVRTEISMDDAIRLFEEKGEKFKVEIVKDIAARGAQTLTLYTHGDWVDFCLGPHAPSTGKIGVIKILSSSGAYWRGDHRNPMLQRVYGTAFFDKKAMQEYLTRVEEAKKRDHRKLGKELDLFHFHPYAPGAAFWTAKGTTFYQTLSDWMRRLTAGDGYVEIKTPLMFNKGLWETSGHWGKYKENMFLVLDNETGEHDFSLKPMNCPSHHLFYGFKKHSYRDLPLRLHTQDVLHRNEAAGSLGGLTRVRQFAQDDAHIYCTEAQITDEVRRFVKLLDHVYKAVGLTYAVKLSTRPEQRLGDDSLWDRAEGGLKAALESLGLAYELAPGDGAFYGPKIDFAVSDSIGRRWQLGTMQLDYLAPERFDLSYVGEDNALHRPVVLHRAIFGSFERFTAILIEHFAGAFPAWLAPVQAVIVTVADRQADYARKVRDTLRAKGFRVDYDERGMTLNAKIREAQIQKIPFTLVVGDNEVAAEGVAPRRYGGEDLKSMKLTDFEALLAKEAALP from the coding sequence ATGTCCGACATGATCACGGTGACGCTCCCCGACGGCAGTCAGAAGCAGACCGCCCGGGGCACCACCATCGCGGACTTCGTGCGGGAGAGCATTGGCGCGGGTCTGGCGAAGGCCGCGTTGTTCGCTCGGGTGAACGGTCAGGACATGGACCTGGCCCGGAAGCTCGACGAGGACGCGAAGCTCCAGATCTTCACGCCCAAGAGCCCGGAGTCGCTGGAGCTCATCCGGCATGACGCCGCCCACGTGGTGGCGAGCGCCGTCCAGCGGCTCTTCCCCGGCACGCAGGTGACCATCGGTCCCGCGACGGAGGAGGGCTTCTACTACGACTTCTTCCGTGAGAAGCCCTTCACGCCCGAGGACCTGGAGAAGATCGAGGCCGAGGCCAACGCCGAGCTGAAGAAGGACGCGGCGTTCGTCCGGACCGAGATCTCCATGGACGACGCCATCCGCCTCTTCGAGGAGAAGGGCGAGAAGTTCAAGGTGGAGATCGTCAAGGACATCGCCGCGCGCGGTGCCCAGACGCTGACCCTCTACACCCACGGCGACTGGGTGGACTTCTGCCTGGGGCCCCACGCCCCGAGCACCGGGAAGATCGGCGTCATCAAGATCCTCTCGTCCAGCGGAGCCTACTGGCGCGGCGACCACCGCAACCCGATGCTCCAGCGCGTGTACGGCACGGCCTTCTTCGACAAGAAGGCGATGCAGGAGTACCTGACGCGCGTCGAGGAGGCGAAGAAGCGCGACCACCGCAAGCTGGGCAAGGAGCTGGACCTCTTCCACTTCCACCCGTACGCGCCGGGCGCCGCCTTCTGGACCGCGAAGGGCACCACGTTCTACCAGACGCTCTCCGACTGGATGCGCCGGCTCACCGCGGGCGACGGCTACGTGGAGATCAAGACGCCCCTGATGTTCAACAAGGGCCTCTGGGAGACGAGCGGTCACTGGGGCAAGTACAAGGAGAACATGTTCCTCGTGCTCGACAACGAGACGGGGGAGCATGACTTCTCGCTCAAGCCGATGAACTGCCCGTCGCACCACCTGTTCTACGGCTTCAAGAAGCACAGCTACCGCGACCTGCCGCTGCGCCTGCACACCCAGGATGTGCTCCACCGCAACGAGGCCGCGGGTTCGCTCGGTGGCCTCACGCGCGTGCGCCAGTTCGCCCAGGACGACGCGCACATCTACTGCACCGAGGCGCAGATCACCGATGAGGTGCGGCGCTTCGTGAAGCTGCTGGACCACGTCTACAAGGCGGTGGGGCTCACCTACGCGGTGAAGCTGTCCACGCGCCCCGAGCAGCGCCTGGGGGATGACTCCCTCTGGGATCGCGCTGAGGGGGGCCTCAAGGCCGCGCTGGAGTCGCTGGGCCTGGCGTACGAGCTGGCCCCGGGTGACGGCGCGTTCTACGGGCCGAAGATCGACTTCGCGGTGTCCGACAGCATCGGCCGCCGGTGGCAGCTGGGCACCATGCAGCTGGACTACCTGGCGCCGGAGCGCTTCGACCTGTCGTACGTGGGCGAGGACAACGCGCTGCACCGGCCCGTGGTGCTCCACCGCGCCATCTTCGGCTCCTTCGAGCGCTTCACGGCGATCCTCATCGAGCACTTCGCGGGGGCCTTCCCCGCGTGGCTGGCGCCCGTGCAGGCGGTCATCGTCACCGTGGCGGACCGTCAGGCGGACTATGCTCGCAAGGTGCGCGACACGCTGCGGGCCAAGGGCTTCCGCGTGGACTACGACGAGCGTGGCATGACGCTCAACGCGAAGATCCGCGAGGCGCAGATCCAGAAGATCCCCTTCACGCTGGTGGTAGGCGACAACGAGGTCGCCGCGGAGGGCGTGGCGCCCCGCAGGTACGGCGGCGAAGACCTCAAGAGCATGAAGCTCACCGACTTCGAGGCCCTGCTGGCCAAGGAGGCCGCGCTCCCCTGA
- a CDS encoding cold-shock protein, translating to MATGTVKWFNDAKGFGFITQDGGGEDVFCHHTAINMDGFRTLQEGQKVEFEVARGPKGLQAQNVRAA from the coding sequence ATGGCTACTGGTACCGTGAAGTGGTTCAACGATGCGAAGGGCTTTGGCTTCATCACCCAGGACGGCGGTGGTGAGGACGTGTTCTGCCACCACACCGCCATCAACATGGACGGGTTCCGCACCCTCCAGGAGGGCCAGAAGGTGGAGTTCGAGGTGGCCCGTGGCCCCAAGGGTCTGCAGGCGCAGAACGTTCGCGCTGCCTGA
- a CDS encoding M2 family metallopeptidase, translated as MNWTRLPKSFLRSALAALVLTSAPGLAQAPAAKPTPEEARQFAQKVNADLKRLWTKQATAEWIKSTYITDDSERNAAYVNEEVLGYVNGAIKESRRFDGLKLDPDTARTLHLLRVSQALPAPSDAQKRSELATTAARLEGLYGKGKYCGPDGKGKCRDLEELSDVMAESRDYNALLDAWQGWHTISRPMRPLYERLVTISNDGAKDIGFSDLGGLWRSGYDMPPAEFEKEAQRLWGQVKPLYDDLHCYVRGRLAKQYGADKVPAGKPIPAHLLGNMWAQEWNNIYPLVEPFPGQASLDVDSELKKQDYDPVKMVRLGEKFFTSLGLKSLPETFYERSQFTKPRDREVVCHASAWDVTYENDVRIKMCIKPTEEDLVTIHHELGHNYYYTYYYNLPVLYQAGANDGFHEAIGDALTLSITPAYLQQVGLLKAVEKNDKNLINLQMKDALEKVAFLPFGLLVDQWRWEVFSGRVKPADYNKSWWALRQKYQGVAAPVARSEQDFDPGAKYHVPANVPYTRYFLARILQFQFHKALCEAAGHKGPLHECSIYGNKEAGKRLQAMLELGASKPWPDALQVVTGTRQMDATPLLDYFSPLRQWLKAQNKGQKCGW; from the coding sequence ATGAACTGGACCCGACTTCCCAAGTCGTTCTTGCGCTCGGCCCTGGCGGCCCTGGTGCTGACCTCCGCGCCGGGCCTGGCTCAGGCCCCCGCCGCGAAGCCCACGCCGGAAGAGGCCCGGCAGTTCGCCCAGAAGGTGAACGCGGATCTCAAGCGCCTGTGGACCAAGCAGGCCACCGCCGAGTGGATCAAGTCCACGTACATCACCGACGACTCGGAGCGGAACGCCGCCTACGTCAACGAAGAGGTGTTGGGCTACGTCAACGGCGCCATCAAGGAGTCGCGCCGGTTCGACGGGCTGAAGCTCGACCCGGACACCGCGCGCACGCTGCACCTGCTGCGCGTGTCGCAGGCGCTGCCGGCGCCGTCGGATGCGCAGAAGCGCTCGGAGCTGGCGACGACGGCGGCCAGGCTGGAGGGCCTCTATGGCAAGGGCAAGTACTGCGGCCCGGACGGCAAGGGCAAGTGCAGGGACCTGGAGGAGCTCTCCGACGTGATGGCGGAGAGCCGCGACTACAACGCGCTGCTGGACGCGTGGCAGGGGTGGCACACGATCTCCCGGCCCATGCGTCCGCTGTACGAACGTTTGGTCACCATCTCCAACGACGGCGCGAAGGACATCGGCTTCAGCGACCTGGGGGGCCTGTGGCGCTCGGGCTACGACATGCCGCCCGCCGAGTTCGAGAAGGAGGCCCAGCGCCTGTGGGGCCAGGTGAAGCCGCTCTATGACGACCTGCACTGCTACGTGCGGGGCCGGCTGGCGAAGCAGTACGGCGCGGACAAGGTGCCCGCGGGCAAGCCCATCCCCGCGCACCTGCTGGGCAACATGTGGGCTCAGGAGTGGAACAACATCTACCCGCTCGTGGAGCCCTTCCCCGGCCAGGCCAGCCTGGACGTGGACTCCGAGCTGAAGAAGCAGGACTACGACCCGGTGAAGATGGTCCGCCTGGGTGAGAAGTTCTTCACGTCGCTGGGTCTCAAGTCGCTGCCGGAGACCTTCTACGAGCGCTCCCAGTTCACCAAGCCGAGGGACCGCGAGGTCGTCTGCCACGCCAGCGCCTGGGACGTGACGTACGAGAACGACGTGCGCATCAAGATGTGCATCAAGCCCACCGAGGAGGACCTCGTCACCATCCACCACGAGCTGGGCCACAACTACTACTACACCTACTATTACAACCTGCCCGTGCTCTATCAGGCCGGCGCCAACGACGGCTTCCATGAGGCCATCGGTGACGCGCTGACCCTGTCCATCACCCCCGCGTATCTGCAGCAGGTGGGGCTGCTCAAGGCGGTGGAGAAGAACGACAAGAACCTCATCAACCTCCAGATGAAGGACGCGCTGGAGAAGGTGGCGTTCCTGCCGTTCGGTCTGCTGGTGGACCAGTGGCGCTGGGAGGTCTTCTCCGGCCGGGTGAAGCCGGCGGACTACAACAAGTCCTGGTGGGCGCTGCGCCAGAAGTACCAGGGCGTGGCCGCGCCGGTGGCTCGCTCCGAGCAGGACTTCGACCCGGGCGCCAAGTACCACGTGCCCGCGAACGTCCCGTACACGCGCTACTTCCTGGCGCGCATCCTCCAGTTCCAGTTCCACAAGGCCCTATGCGAGGCGGCGGGTCACAAGGGCCCCCTGCACGAGTGCTCCATCTATGGGAACAAGGAGGCTGGAAAGCGGCTCCAGGCCATGCTGGAGCTGGGGGCGAGCAAGCCCTGGCCGGACGCGCTCCAGGTGGTGACGGGCACTCGGCAGATGGATGCCACGCCGCTGTTGGACTATTTCAGCCCCCTGCGTCAATGGCTGAAGGCCCAGAACAAGGGCCAGAAGTGTGGCTGGTAG
- the rplT gene encoding 50S ribosomal protein L20 yields MRVKKGVKARRRRNSILKLAKGFRGRRKNCYRRANQAVERALDYASRDRMQRKRDFRRLWIVRINAAARTVGLSYSKLIAGLTKAKISLDRKVLSDMAIADPAGFAAVANIAKAA; encoded by the coding sequence ATGCGCGTCAAGAAGGGTGTAAAGGCTCGTCGCCGTCGCAATAGTATTTTGAAGCTGGCCAAGGGTTTCCGCGGCCGCCGGAAGAACTGCTACCGCCGGGCGAACCAGGCGGTGGAGCGCGCGCTGGACTACGCCAGCCGTGACCGCATGCAGCGCAAGCGGGACTTCCGTCGCCTGTGGATCGTCCGCATCAACGCGGCGGCCCGTACGGTGGGTCTGTCCTACTCGAAGCTGATCGCCGGCCTGACCAAGGCGAAGATCAGCCTGGACCGCAAGGTGCTGTCCGACATGGCCATCGCGGATCCCGCGGGCTTCGCGGCCGTCGCCAACATCGCGAAGGCGGCCTGA
- the pheS gene encoding phenylalanine--tRNA ligase subunit alpha, with amino-acid sequence MRDRLQALAEAARQEIAQAADLPAVEALRVRYLGKKGELSGVLGGMGKLPPDERRALGEVANTVKAELEKLLSDAIQRAEDAALEARLQGPGLDVTLPGRTVAPGSRHPVSRTMEDIVRTFSRLGFDVASGPEIELDYFNFEALNLPKDHPARDMQDTFYVEEFSLGHAKKADSSVLLRTHTSPVQVRYMLQRKPPIRAVMPGRVYRRDSDITHTPMFHQVEGLLVDKDVTFAELKGSLDAFVKAFFGSDTRTRFRPSFFPFTEPSAEVDISCTSCGGKGCRVCKQTGWLEVLGSGMVHPNVFTSAGYDPGEVTGYAFGMGVERIAMLRYRIDDLRMMFENDARFLEQF; translated from the coding sequence ATGCGGGACAGGTTGCAGGCGTTGGCGGAGGCTGCTCGGCAGGAGATTGCCCAGGCGGCGGATCTCCCCGCGGTGGAGGCGCTTCGGGTCCGCTATCTGGGCAAGAAGGGTGAGCTGTCCGGCGTGCTCGGCGGAATGGGCAAGCTGCCCCCGGACGAGCGGCGCGCCCTGGGCGAGGTGGCGAACACGGTCAAGGCGGAGCTGGAGAAGCTGCTCTCGGACGCCATCCAGCGCGCGGAGGACGCGGCGCTGGAGGCCCGGCTCCAGGGCCCTGGGCTGGACGTGACGCTGCCGGGCCGTACGGTGGCGCCCGGAAGCCGGCACCCAGTGTCGAGGACGATGGAGGACATCGTCCGGACGTTCTCCCGGCTGGGCTTCGACGTGGCCAGTGGTCCGGAAATCGAGCTGGACTACTTCAACTTCGAGGCGCTGAACCTCCCGAAGGACCACCCCGCGCGGGACATGCAGGACACGTTCTACGTGGAGGAGTTCTCGCTGGGGCACGCGAAGAAGGCGGACAGCTCCGTGCTGTTGCGCACGCACACGTCGCCGGTCCAGGTTCGCTACATGCTTCAGCGCAAGCCGCCCATCCGCGCGGTGATGCCGGGGCGGGTGTACCGGCGCGACTCGGACATCACCCACACGCCCATGTTCCACCAGGTGGAGGGGCTGCTGGTGGACAAGGACGTGACGTTCGCGGAGCTGAAGGGCTCGCTGGATGCGTTCGTGAAGGCGTTCTTCGGCTCGGACACGCGTACGCGCTTCCGCCCGTCGTTCTTCCCCTTCACCGAGCCGTCGGCCGAGGTGGACATCTCCTGCACCTCGTGTGGCGGCAAGGGCTGCCGCGTGTGCAAGCAGACGGGGTGGCTGGAGGTGTTGGGCAGCGGAATGGTGCATCCCAACGTGTTCACCTCCGCGGGGTATGACCCGGGTGAGGTGACGGGGTACGCGTTCGGCATGGGCGTGGAGCGCATCGCCATGCTGCGCTACCGCATCGACGACCTGCGGATGATGTTCGAGAACGACGCGCGGTTCCTCGAGCAGTTCTGA
- a CDS encoding AI-2E family transporter, translated as MPPVLQAVRPQGVEPAPEALAPPVPEGELTELEARRIDLWWSGVMVGSLGLVFALLAVFGGVAVPVLLALAGAYIFNPMVTSLERRGLDRTLGTTLVFTAGTLLLAGAVLYLIPVFRDEALKLPDFFSRASTQVVPRVEALLGRSVPDLVRQRTAELGQQASDLVQSAGPAAARLLAAFAGNTARFVATLLGLAVVPVLAFFFLQDYPRLMGRVKDLLPRRAVGLVGRRFAEVDEVLSAFVRGQLTVGALLSVIYAVGLSAARIDMAIVIGVIAGFGNMVPYLGTGVGILLSLVGVMLSWQGPWQIGMVVGTFVVGQMLEGFVITPRIVGEKVGLAPVAVIIAILAFGELFGFVGILLAVPVAAILKVVLRVVVQRYQRTALYMGETRSP; from the coding sequence GTGCCCCCGGTGCTCCAGGCGGTCCGGCCGCAAGGCGTGGAGCCGGCCCCCGAGGCCCTGGCGCCCCCGGTCCCCGAAGGTGAGCTGACGGAGCTCGAGGCGCGTCGAATCGACCTCTGGTGGTCGGGTGTCATGGTGGGCTCGCTGGGGTTGGTCTTCGCGCTCCTGGCGGTGTTCGGTGGCGTGGCGGTGCCCGTCCTGCTGGCGCTCGCGGGGGCCTACATCTTCAATCCGATGGTGACGTCGCTGGAGCGGCGAGGTCTGGACCGCACCCTGGGGACGACGCTCGTCTTCACAGCGGGGACGCTGCTCCTGGCGGGGGCGGTGCTCTACCTCATCCCCGTGTTCCGCGATGAGGCGCTGAAGCTCCCGGACTTCTTCAGCCGGGCGAGCACCCAGGTGGTCCCGAGGGTGGAGGCGCTCTTGGGGCGCTCCGTGCCGGACCTGGTGCGGCAGCGCACGGCGGAGCTGGGACAGCAGGCCTCCGACCTGGTGCAGAGCGCGGGTCCCGCCGCGGCGCGCCTCCTGGCGGCCTTCGCGGGCAACACGGCGCGCTTCGTGGCGACGCTGTTGGGGTTGGCGGTGGTGCCGGTGCTGGCCTTCTTCTTCCTCCAGGACTACCCGCGGCTGATGGGGCGGGTGAAGGACCTGTTGCCTCGCCGCGCGGTGGGGTTGGTGGGGCGGCGCTTCGCGGAGGTGGACGAGGTGCTCTCGGCCTTCGTCCGAGGCCAGCTCACGGTGGGGGCGCTGCTGTCGGTCATCTACGCGGTGGGGTTGTCGGCCGCGCGCATCGACATGGCCATCGTCATCGGGGTGATCGCCGGGTTCGGCAACATGGTGCCGTACCTGGGCACGGGCGTGGGCATCCTCCTGTCTCTCGTGGGGGTGATGCTGTCCTGGCAGGGGCCCTGGCAGATTGGAATGGTGGTGGGCACCTTCGTCGTCGGGCAGATGCTGGAGGGCTTCGTCATCACCCCGCGCATCGTGGGGGAGAAGGTGGGTCTGGCGCCCGTCGCGGTCATCATCGCCATCCTCGCGTTCGGCGAGCTGTTCGGCTTCGTGGGCATCCTCCTGGCGGTGCCGGTGGCTGCCATCCTCAAGGTGGTCCTGCGCGTGGTGGTCCAGCGCTACCAGCGGACAGCCCTCTACATGGGGGAGACCCGTTCGCCGTGA
- a CDS encoding PilZ domain-containing protein, whose product MSDKRKAKRAPLDIYLNKYMGGVPYMSRAADISPEGVSLARLIEPQHDAKRVGLQFQLPGSEEIIYAEGEVVREWVELNSAKREHSGVRFTLLTERHRKMIDAYVDRHGRPASEN is encoded by the coding sequence ATGAGCGACAAGCGGAAGGCGAAGCGGGCGCCCCTCGACATCTACTTGAACAAGTACATGGGCGGAGTGCCGTACATGTCGCGAGCCGCGGACATCAGCCCGGAAGGGGTGAGTCTGGCGCGCTTGATTGAGCCCCAGCACGACGCGAAGCGCGTGGGCCTCCAGTTCCAGCTCCCCGGCTCGGAGGAGATCATCTACGCCGAGGGCGAAGTCGTCCGCGAGTGGGTGGAGCTGAACTCCGCCAAGCGCGAGCACTCGGGCGTGCGCTTCACGCTGCTGACCGAGCGGCACCGCAAGATGATTGATGCCTACGTCGACCGGCACGGCCGCCCGGCGAGCGAGAACTGA
- a CDS encoding uracil-DNA glycosylase, producing MTKLEKLHKEMVACRACPRLVEWREEVARVKRRAYREWTYWGKPVPGFGDARARLVIVGLAPAAHGANRTGRMFTGDRSGDFLFSGLHRAGFANQGTSEHREDGLALKDAFIVAAGRCAPPDNKPLPEELARCAPFLDREMALLPGRVLLALGAIGWNAALASLERSGVAFGPPRPAFGHGAEVALPGGRTLMGCYHVSQQNTQTGRLTPAMFDAVMARVRALLAQAP from the coding sequence GTGACGAAGCTGGAGAAGCTGCACAAGGAGATGGTGGCGTGCCGGGCCTGTCCCCGGCTGGTGGAGTGGCGGGAGGAAGTCGCCCGGGTGAAGCGCCGCGCGTACCGGGAGTGGACCTACTGGGGCAAGCCGGTGCCGGGGTTCGGGGATGCGAGGGCGCGGCTGGTCATCGTGGGGTTGGCGCCCGCGGCGCATGGGGCGAACCGGACGGGGCGGATGTTCACCGGAGATCGCTCCGGGGACTTCCTCTTCTCGGGGCTGCACCGCGCGGGCTTCGCGAACCAGGGGACCAGCGAGCACCGGGAGGACGGCCTGGCCCTGAAGGACGCCTTCATCGTGGCGGCGGGTCGCTGTGCTCCGCCGGACAACAAGCCTCTTCCGGAGGAGCTGGCCCGCTGCGCCCCATTTCTTGATCGCGAGATGGCGCTGCTGCCGGGCCGGGTGCTCCTAGCCCTGGGGGCCATTGGATGGAACGCGGCGCTGGCCTCCTTGGAGCGAAGCGGGGTGGCGTTCGGTCCGCCGCGCCCGGCGTTCGGCCATGGGGCGGAGGTGGCCCTTCCAGGGGGGCGGACCTTGATGGGCTGCTACCACGTCAGTCAGCAGAACACGCAGACGGGGCGGCTGACGCCGGCCATGTTCGACGCGGTGATGGCGAGGGTCCGGGCGCTGCTCGCGCAGGCACCGTGA
- the rpmI gene encoding 50S ribosomal protein L35: MPKLKTRSGAKKRFQVKKSGKVKHAKAFGKHLFTHAKTPKQKRGNRGTSHLRDMDAKKVIKEMFPYGA; encoded by the coding sequence ATGCCGAAGTTGAAGACCCGCAGTGGCGCGAAGAAGCGCTTCCAGGTGAAGAAGAGCGGCAAGGTCAAGCACGCCAAGGCCTTTGGCAAGCACCTCTTCACCCACGCCAAGACGCCGAAGCAGAAGCGCGGCAACCGCGGCACCAGCCATCTTCGCGACATGGACGCGAAGAAGGTCATCAAGGAAATGTTCCCCTACGGGGCCTGA
- a CDS encoding FKBP-type peptidyl-prolyl cis-trans isomerase, whose protein sequence is MRTMWMATLTLVLGTTGAQAQGGSTAKKNESAAKAGAVETSPDDLPEESKTIYALGLSVGKDLSLFALSPEELKILQRGISDGMSGVTSSIEPKEYASKIQAFAKTRQAQAGNATLERAAKEPNAVKLPSGVIYREIKAGSGKSPRVTDTVKVHYEGRLVDGTIFDTSAKRGIPVEFPLNGVIPCWTQGVARMKVGGKAKLTCPSGTAYGERPPSGSRIPPNAVLTFDVELVDVPGDTSRP, encoded by the coding sequence ATGCGAACGATGTGGATGGCGACGCTCACCCTGGTGCTCGGCACCACGGGGGCGCAGGCCCAGGGTGGGAGCACCGCGAAGAAGAACGAGTCCGCCGCGAAGGCGGGGGCGGTGGAGACGTCTCCGGATGACCTCCCCGAGGAGTCGAAGACCATCTACGCGTTGGGCCTGAGCGTGGGGAAGGACCTCTCCCTCTTCGCCCTCTCCCCCGAGGAGTTGAAGATCCTCCAGCGCGGCATCTCCGACGGCATGAGCGGTGTCACCTCCTCCATCGAACCGAAGGAGTACGCCTCCAAGATTCAAGCGTTCGCCAAGACGCGCCAGGCCCAGGCCGGCAACGCCACGCTCGAGCGCGCGGCCAAGGAGCCCAACGCGGTGAAGCTCCCCTCGGGCGTCATCTACCGTGAAATCAAGGCGGGCTCTGGCAAGAGCCCTCGCGTCACCGACACCGTGAAGGTCCACTACGAGGGCCGGCTGGTCGACGGCACCATCTTCGACACGTCCGCCAAGCGCGGCATCCCCGTGGAGTTCCCCCTCAACGGCGTCATCCCCTGCTGGACCCAGGGCGTCGCGAGGATGAAGGTCGGCGGCAAGGCCAAGCTGACGTGCCCCAGCGGCACCGCATACGGCGAGCGCCCTCCTTCCGGCTCGCGCATTCCTCCCAACGCCGTCCTCACCTTCGACGTGGAGCTGGTGGACGTGCCCGGCGACACGTCCCGCCCGTAG
- a CDS encoding PEGA domain-containing protein, giving the protein MSSMEVWQGRLLPRGVRAAGVGWLLASWVGCAGTQEPDTLARARELMAGARNPSGDVALRCEPEDAEVYLDGVLQGLCSDYSGNPKGLSLGVGLHQIEVKKQGYWPYTTYYEPSGARARLTVQLRASTP; this is encoded by the coding sequence ATGTCTTCGATGGAAGTCTGGCAAGGGCGGCTGCTTCCGCGTGGGGTGAGGGCGGCCGGGGTTGGGTGGCTCCTCGCTTCCTGGGTGGGCTGCGCCGGGACTCAAGAGCCGGACACGCTGGCGCGGGCGCGCGAGCTGATGGCCGGGGCCCGCAATCCCAGTGGTGACGTGGCGCTGCGCTGCGAGCCCGAGGACGCCGAGGTCTACCTGGACGGCGTGCTCCAGGGACTGTGCAGCGACTACTCGGGCAACCCCAAAGGGCTCAGCCTGGGGGTGGGGCTGCATCAGATCGAGGTCAAGAAGCAGGGGTACTGGCCCTACACGACGTACTATGAGCCGAGCGGTGCGCGGGCCCGGCTGACGGTTCAGCTCCGCGCGTCGACCCCTTAG
- a CDS encoding class I SAM-dependent methyltransferase has product MPIKHRIKALLAQGLVKGGQRLGLLDDPRMFQVFERTGYHVTPNHFYQPIPDTGELPDALWSARSKMVGVDLREARQLEWLERFAAKYRGEYDALPRSSEGVPPHGFHLDNSAFGTVDAEVLYCLVRELKPRRLFEIGSGWSTRLSAQACRVNQAEGAPACELVAFEPYPSQVLREGFPGLTRLEPVKAQDIPVSEVERLEENDILFIDSSHVLKVGSDVQVEFLELLPRLRKGVVVHLHDIFLPAEYPRNWVLEHRRFWTEQYLLQAFLSFNDSFEVLWGSSFMHLTHPERLRQVFASYRGAPRDWPGSFWIRRVK; this is encoded by the coding sequence ATGCCCATCAAGCATCGCATCAAGGCGTTGCTGGCCCAGGGGTTGGTGAAGGGGGGCCAGCGGCTCGGTCTTCTCGATGACCCGCGCATGTTCCAGGTCTTCGAGCGGACGGGTTACCACGTCACGCCCAACCACTTCTATCAACCCATTCCAGACACGGGTGAGTTGCCCGACGCCCTCTGGAGTGCGCGCTCGAAGATGGTGGGCGTGGATTTGCGCGAGGCGCGGCAGCTCGAGTGGCTGGAGCGCTTCGCGGCGAAGTACCGAGGCGAGTACGACGCGCTCCCGCGCAGCTCCGAGGGGGTGCCTCCTCACGGGTTCCACCTGGACAACAGCGCGTTCGGGACGGTGGACGCGGAGGTGTTGTACTGCCTGGTGCGGGAGCTGAAGCCTCGCAGGCTCTTCGAGATTGGCTCCGGGTGGTCCACGCGGCTGTCCGCGCAGGCGTGCCGGGTGAATCAAGCCGAGGGCGCTCCCGCGTGTGAGCTCGTGGCGTTCGAGCCCTATCCCAGCCAGGTGCTGCGTGAGGGCTTCCCGGGGCTGACGCGCCTGGAGCCGGTGAAGGCGCAGGACATCCCGGTGAGCGAGGTGGAGCGGCTGGAGGAGAACGACATCCTGTTCATCGACTCCAGCCACGTGCTCAAGGTGGGCAGCGACGTCCAGGTGGAGTTCCTGGAGCTGTTGCCTCGGCTGCGCAAGGGCGTCGTCGTGCACCTGCACGACATCTTCCTGCCCGCGGAGTACCCCCGGAACTGGGTGCTGGAGCACCGCCGGTTCTGGACGGAGCAGTACCTGCTCCAGGCGTTCCTGTCGTTCAACGACAGCTTCGAGGTGCTCTGGGGCAGCAGCTTCATGCACCTGACGCATCCGGAGCGGCTGCGTCAGGTGTTCGCGTCGTATCGCGGGGCGCCTCGGGACTGGCCCGGGAGCTTCTGGATTCGCCGCGTGAAGTGA